TACACCCCGACCTTGCTGCCCTCGATCCCCGCGTCACGGTCCGACCCGACCACGACGTCGCCCTTGTCGAGCCGCGGCAGCAGCACCAGCGCCGTCAGCGTCTTCAGCGTGCTGGCCGGCCGCAGCTTCGCGTGCGGCGCCTTGGCCGCCAGCACGGTCCCCGTGTCCAGGTCCGCCACGACGTACGAGCCGGCCTGCACCGCCGGCGGCGTCGCACCGGCGGCGACGACCTTCGACTGCGCGGTCAGTTGGACGCCACCGACCGGGCTCCGGGAGCCCTGGGCGGCGGCGGTCGCTGTGAGCGGGCCGGCCACCAGCATCACGGTGGTCGCGCACGCCGTCAGGAGCACACGCATCGGCGGCACTCTAGACAACCTCCAGGCCAACAGTCACGCGGCGGTTGGCATACCAACCGCCGTACGGTCCGTGACCGGTCCCTGCCAAGGTAAGGGGACCGGCCACGGAGAACGTGAGGGATCAGGCCCGGTACGCCGTCCACATGTTGCTGATCCGGGTGCTCTGACCCGGTGTGAACTGGTTGTAGCAGGAGTCGTAGGAGTAGTCCATGTAGTTGCGGATCGGGTCCAGGCCCGGCAGCGAGCACGAGTCCCGGCCGGTCGGGCAGCCGCTGCTCGCGCTGCCCTGGGCGGGCGTGTCGCTCACCGAGTCGTTCGTCGACGTACAGCCGCCTTGGAACGTGTGGTAGAGCCCGAACCAGTGACCGGCCTCGTGGGTCGCGGTCTTGCCGAGGTTGAAGTTCGTCGACGAACCGCCGGGCAGCGAGCTGTACTGCACCCGGATGCCGTCGATCGACGGGTTGCTCGCGTAGTCCCACGGGAAGGTCGCGATGCCGAGGTAGCTGAAGTTGACCAGCCAGATGTTGAGCGCGTTCTTGCCGCCCTTGCGGGTCTGCGCCCGGTACGTCGTGCTCTGGCCGTCGCGGTGCCAGGTAGAGTTGTTGTACCGGTAGGTCCCGGCCAGTGAGAACGTGAACCCGGTGTTCGCCGCCGCGCTGGACTCGCCGCCGGCGAAGTTCTGGTTCAGCTCCGCGATCTGCTGGGTGATCTGGCTCGCGGTGACGTCACCCGCGCCGGTGCTGCTGCGCATGACGTGGATGTAGACCGGCACGTTCGCCGCGGCCAGCTTGCCGGGCGCCGGCGCCAGCCCGCGGGCCCGCTTGGCCGCGACCAGCTCGGCGGTCCGGGCCTCGACGGCCTTCTGCTCGGCCGCGCTCAACTCCCGGTGGTCGGCCTCCTGACCACCACGCGCCGAGGTCGACTCGGCCGGGCTGTAGCACGGGTTCCCAGTCGCGTCGGCCGGCAACTTCGCCTCGGCCTGACCACCGAGTGGACTGAACGCGAGCGCCGTACCGACCAGCAGTACGGCGAACGCGCGGGGACGGGTGACGAAAGATCGCATGACGCGCTCCTCCAGATCGGGCCGCTTGGGCGGTGCGGCCGAATCACCCGATTTTCAGCACCATCCCGCCGTTTCCCAAGACCCACCAGTGCCACGGCAGTACTGCGCCGGACCGGACACAGTCACTCACTCGTCCCGCAGCGCGACCCGGCCGCTGGATACCATCGGCGCTTCGCGGAGCATCCCCGCGGACTGCCGGACG
The Kribbella italica DNA segment above includes these coding regions:
- a CDS encoding zinc metalloprotease codes for the protein MRSFVTRPRAFAVLLVGTALAFSPLGGQAEAKLPADATGNPCYSPAESTSARGGQEADHRELSAAEQKAVEARTAELVAAKRARGLAPAPGKLAAANVPVYIHVMRSSTGAGDVTASQITQQIAELNQNFAGGESSAAANTGFTFSLAGTYRYNNSTWHRDGQSTTYRAQTRKGGKNALNIWLVNFSYLGIATFPWDYASNPSIDGIRVQYSSLPGGSSTNFNLGKTATHEAGHWFGLYHTFQGGCTSTNDSVSDTPAQGSASSGCPTGRDSCSLPGLDPIRNYMDYSYDSCYNQFTPGQSTRISNMWTAYRA